A genomic window from Microbacterium sp. H1-D42 includes:
- the ccsB gene encoding c-type cytochrome biogenesis protein CcsB, protein MPDLDSISILTLWTAIAIYAASFIAYAFDLARRSSMSDEVKTKVLVAAGGGEISDAGATSQDGVSSGEADKPAKPRYVFARIGTALAVLGWVFHLIATVTRGFAAGRVPWANLYEFAMIGTLLIMGVYLLMLTRVDLKYLGSFISGLVLVLLGAASASFYTEVTPLVDPLKSVWLVIHVFVASLSTALFALAFALSILQLMQARRERKVAEGRQNAGPGFLRTLPEASRLENMAYHFTVVGFIFWTFTLIAGAIWAQAAWGRYWGFDVKETWTFIIWVLYAGYIHARATRGWRGTPSAWLSITGFAAVIFNFTIVNVFFKGLHAYSGLS, encoded by the coding sequence ATGCCCGACCTCGATTCCATCTCGATCCTGACGCTGTGGACGGCGATCGCGATCTACGCGGCGTCGTTCATCGCCTATGCGTTCGACCTCGCCCGCCGCTCGTCGATGAGCGACGAGGTCAAGACGAAGGTGCTGGTCGCGGCCGGTGGCGGCGAGATCTCGGATGCTGGCGCCACTTCTCAGGACGGCGTCTCGTCCGGAGAGGCAGACAAGCCCGCGAAGCCGCGCTACGTGTTCGCACGGATCGGCACGGCGCTGGCGGTGCTCGGCTGGGTCTTCCACCTCATCGCGACCGTGACGCGCGGCTTCGCCGCCGGACGCGTGCCGTGGGCGAACCTGTACGAGTTCGCGATGATCGGCACGCTGCTGATCATGGGCGTGTACCTGCTGATGCTCACTCGCGTCGACCTGAAGTACCTCGGCAGCTTCATCAGCGGTCTCGTGCTGGTGCTGCTCGGTGCGGCATCAGCGAGCTTCTACACCGAGGTGACTCCGCTGGTCGACCCGCTGAAGTCTGTCTGGCTGGTCATCCACGTCTTCGTGGCCTCGCTGTCGACGGCACTGTTCGCCCTCGCCTTCGCGCTGTCGATCCTGCAGCTGATGCAGGCGCGTCGTGAGCGGAAGGTCGCCGAAGGCAGGCAGAACGCAGGGCCCGGCTTCCTGCGTACGCTGCCCGAGGCGTCGCGCCTCGAGAACATGGCGTACCACTTCACGGTCGTCGGCTTCATCTTCTGGACCTTCACGCTCATCGCCGGCGCCATCTGGGCCCAGGCTGCGTGGGGTCGCTACTGGGGCTTCGACGTCAAGGAGACCTGGACGTTCATCATCTGGGTGCTCTACGCCGGATACATCCACGCCCGCGCGACGCGCGGCTGGCGCGGTACGCCGTCTGCATGGCTGTCGATCACCGGCTTCGCCGCGGTGATCTTCAACTTCACGATCGTCAACGTCTTCTTCAAGGGCCTGCACGCGTACTCCGGCCTGAGTTGA
- a CDS encoding response regulator transcription factor — MVIRVAVIDGHPTMLLGVTALFNAQPDMRTVAAVSTARELLHKRRAVDVVLLALSLADGSTPAMNLRVLSAIDAPVLAFTAGDRPQLIREAAYAGAAGMIRKSEPVDAVVQTVRLAAQGALRPSAEWASALASDAELPLAVLTAREKQVLMLYASGETAESVAGMLFVSVETVIDHIRRIRGKYAAAARPASTKVDLYRRAQEDGLLPA, encoded by the coding sequence GTGGTGATCCGCGTCGCCGTCATCGACGGCCATCCCACGATGCTGCTCGGCGTCACCGCGCTGTTCAACGCGCAGCCCGACATGCGCACGGTTGCGGCGGTGTCGACCGCGCGCGAGCTGCTGCACAAACGGCGAGCCGTCGACGTCGTGCTGCTCGCCCTGTCGCTCGCCGACGGCTCGACGCCCGCCATGAACCTGCGCGTGCTGTCGGCGATCGACGCGCCGGTGCTCGCCTTCACCGCGGGCGACCGGCCGCAGCTGATCCGTGAGGCGGCGTACGCCGGCGCTGCCGGCATGATCCGCAAGTCCGAGCCGGTGGATGCTGTCGTGCAGACCGTCCGACTGGCCGCGCAGGGGGCCCTGCGACCGTCCGCGGAGTGGGCGTCTGCCTTGGCGTCGGATGCTGAGCTGCCGCTCGCCGTGCTCACCGCGCGCGAGAAGCAGGTGCTCATGCTGTACGCGTCGGGGGAGACGGCCGAGAGCGTTGCCGGGATGTTGTTCGTGTCAGTCGAGACGGTGATCGATCACATCCGTCGCATCCGCGGCAAGTATGCGGCGGCCGCGCGGCCGGCTTCGACGAAGGTCGACCTGTACCGCCGCGCGCAGGAGGACGGACTGCTGCCGGCCTGA
- a CDS encoding leucyl aminopeptidase, with amino-acid sequence MTRSADKLIPTDFPAVPALAAVEAVQVSIAPLGEGAGAIGLGVSSDGPVPERLAFDRPALTAAGFEAKAGATLVLPRADDPDLIAVGLGDAPTTAAALRDAAAAFARAAARHAHIALRIELGDVDRPTAISALVEGALLARYRYTPLKSDAKDVPLTSLTLDLGGESDADAAAVRTAIIAVRSAVIARDLANTPPGHLTATDMADVAVELGERFGFEVETFDRQALIELGCGGLLGVNQGSVEEPRMIVLRYRPSGGPTGKLGLIGKGIMYDSGGISLKPSDPMHLLMKMDMGGAAAVLGAFAGLRDSGGTAEVLGWLMCTDNMPSGAAYKLGDVLTARGGTTIEVKNTDAEGRLVMSDAFALANEQNVDAIVDIATLTGAALVSLGGHIAALLGNDDGMVDAVRASSAVTDEPAWQLPLERKYRSQLDSDIADISNLGGPYAGTITAALFLDHFAGKTPWAHLDIAGTMQVDKDDSWRSKGATGFGARLLLDLAKRFAS; translated from the coding sequence ATGACTCGCAGTGCTGACAAGCTGATCCCGACCGACTTCCCGGCCGTGCCGGCGCTCGCCGCCGTCGAGGCCGTGCAGGTGAGCATCGCGCCGCTCGGTGAGGGCGCCGGGGCGATCGGGCTCGGAGTCTCGTCCGACGGCCCCGTGCCCGAGCGACTCGCCTTCGACCGCCCCGCGCTGACAGCCGCCGGTTTCGAGGCGAAGGCGGGTGCCACGCTGGTGCTGCCGCGCGCGGATGATCCCGACCTCATCGCCGTCGGCCTCGGCGACGCTCCGACGACCGCAGCTGCCCTGCGTGATGCCGCCGCGGCGTTCGCGCGCGCGGCCGCGCGGCACGCGCACATCGCCCTGCGGATCGAGCTCGGCGACGTCGACCGCCCGACGGCGATCTCGGCGCTGGTCGAGGGGGCGCTGCTCGCCCGGTACCGCTACACGCCGCTGAAGTCGGATGCCAAGGATGTGCCCCTCACATCGCTCACGCTCGATCTGGGAGGGGAATCGGATGCCGACGCCGCCGCAGTGCGCACGGCGATCATCGCCGTGCGCTCGGCCGTCATCGCGCGCGATCTGGCCAACACCCCTCCAGGGCACCTGACGGCGACTGACATGGCTGATGTCGCCGTGGAGCTCGGCGAGCGGTTCGGGTTCGAGGTGGAGACCTTCGACAGGCAGGCGCTCATCGAGTTGGGCTGTGGCGGACTGCTCGGCGTCAACCAGGGCTCGGTCGAGGAGCCGCGCATGATCGTGCTGCGGTACCGGCCGTCCGGTGGGCCGACCGGAAAGCTCGGGCTGATCGGCAAGGGCATCATGTACGACTCCGGCGGCATCAGCCTCAAGCCCAGCGACCCCATGCACCTGCTGATGAAGATGGACATGGGCGGGGCGGCAGCCGTACTCGGCGCGTTCGCCGGGCTGCGTGACAGCGGCGGCACGGCCGAAGTTCTCGGCTGGCTGATGTGCACCGACAACATGCCCTCCGGCGCGGCCTACAAGCTCGGAGATGTGCTGACCGCCCGCGGTGGCACGACCATCGAGGTGAAGAACACCGACGCCGAGGGCAGGCTGGTCATGAGCGACGCCTTCGCGCTCGCGAACGAGCAGAACGTCGATGCGATCGTCGACATCGCCACGCTCACCGGCGCCGCGCTGGTCTCGCTCGGCGGGCATATCGCCGCGCTGCTGGGCAATGACGACGGGATGGTCGACGCAGTCCGGGCGTCTTCCGCCGTCACCGACGAGCCCGCCTGGCAACTTCCCCTCGAGCGCAAGTACCGTTCCCAGCTCGACAGTGACATCGCCGACATCTCGAATCTCGGCGGGCCGTACGCCGGCACGATCACCGCCGCCCTCTTCCTCGACCACTTCGCCGGGAAGACCCCGTGGGCGCACCTCGACATCGCCGGCACCATGCAGGTCGACAAGGATGATTCGTGGCGATCCAAGGGAGCGACCGGATTCGGTGCCAGACTGCTTCTCGACCTGGCGAAGCGGTTCGCTTCTTAG
- a CDS encoding cytochrome c biogenesis protein CcdA translates to MTPEAVIGAGALWLAIPLAMLAGLVSFVSPCVLPLVPGYLGFIGGAVGQSSDAQNSGAQTTGSTQTQATTRSRMLLGVLLFILGFTVVFVGITALSGTFGIFVLEYAGIITQVLGVLIIAMGFIFLGYFGFAQREMRMHVKSTTGFIGAPLLGVALGLSWAPCMGPTLTAIVALSFNMGTPWRASLLGVAYSLGLGIPFLLLALGFGWATRAVGFVRRHIRVVNIIGGVLLIVLGVLMATGIWTEIMSRLTAVMASVILPI, encoded by the coding sequence GTGACACCCGAGGCGGTCATCGGCGCCGGAGCCCTCTGGCTGGCGATCCCACTGGCGATGCTCGCCGGACTCGTGTCGTTCGTGTCCCCCTGCGTGCTGCCGCTCGTACCCGGCTACCTCGGCTTCATCGGGGGAGCAGTGGGGCAGAGCTCCGACGCGCAGAATTCCGGCGCGCAGACAACCGGCAGCACTCAGACGCAGGCGACGACGCGCAGTCGGATGCTGCTGGGCGTGCTCCTTTTCATCCTGGGCTTCACGGTGGTCTTCGTCGGCATCACCGCGCTCAGTGGCACGTTCGGGATCTTCGTGCTGGAGTACGCAGGCATCATCACGCAGGTGCTCGGCGTGCTGATCATCGCGATGGGCTTCATCTTCCTGGGGTACTTCGGCTTCGCGCAGCGCGAGATGCGGATGCACGTGAAGTCGACGACCGGATTCATCGGTGCACCGCTGCTCGGGGTCGCTCTCGGTCTCAGCTGGGCACCGTGCATGGGCCCGACCCTCACCGCGATCGTCGCGCTGTCGTTCAACATGGGCACACCGTGGCGGGCATCCCTGCTCGGCGTCGCGTACTCGCTGGGTCTGGGCATCCCCTTCCTGCTGCTCGCGCTCGGCTTCGGCTGGGCGACCCGCGCCGTCGGCTTCGTCCGTCGCCACATCCGCGTCGTCAACATCATCGGCGGTGTGCTGCTGATCGTGCTCGGCGTGCTGATGGCGACGGGCATCTGGACCGAGATCATGTCGAGACTGACGGCGGTGATGGCCAGTGTCATCCTCCCCATCTGA
- a CDS encoding cytochrome c biogenesis protein ResB yields the protein MKKKAPRVNRTGASAATDPRRPADHIDSVEADTEINQPKLGFVGWLRWGWRQLTSMRVALVLLLILAIAAIPGSIFPQRTADPNGVVQYKQNNPDLFPILDGMSMFDVYSSPWFSAIYLLLFISLIGCIIPRIKHHAKALRALPPRTPARLARLDDHRSVARPLQGAAASDADAEASGAIDVAAKQLKALGYRVARYDRGRTFSASAERGYWRETGNLIFHIALVGVLVTVGLGGGFAYTGQKVVIEGSSFVNTLIDYNSINRGRFVSDDALKPYAVTLDKFDITYEDFGKPGAGQAGNFAANVTVQETDGSTSEGKIEVNHPLNVAGDSVYLLGNGYAPTITVRNAEGETVLSQPVEFLPQDSAMTSLGVIKVTDGMPEQLGMIGFLYPTVVKLESGAYASAHGALNLPLLTLDVYQGDLGIDGGNPVSVFELDTDDLEKLTGRTTDVDSIELQPGETADLPNGLGTVTFENASPAGAKDTLQSVKRYVSLQIHHDASATWVLVFALLALAGLGLALFVPRRRMWVKATASDDDSIHLEYAGLARGEDPTLAAAVDDLVDGHQRLLDGAAPRRETSAKGA from the coding sequence GTGAAGAAGAAGGCCCCTCGAGTGAACCGCACCGGTGCTTCGGCAGCGACCGACCCGCGTCGCCCCGCCGACCACATCGACTCGGTCGAGGCCGACACCGAGATCAACCAGCCGAAGCTCGGATTCGTGGGCTGGCTGCGCTGGGGATGGCGTCAGCTGACGTCGATGCGCGTCGCGCTGGTGCTGCTGCTGATCCTGGCGATCGCGGCGATTCCGGGGTCGATCTTCCCGCAGCGCACCGCCGACCCCAACGGCGTCGTGCAGTACAAGCAGAACAACCCGGATCTCTTTCCGATCCTCGACGGCATGAGCATGTTCGACGTGTACTCGTCGCCGTGGTTCTCGGCCATCTACCTGCTGCTGTTCATCTCGCTGATCGGCTGCATCATCCCGCGCATCAAGCACCACGCGAAGGCGCTGCGCGCACTGCCGCCGCGCACGCCGGCGCGGCTCGCACGACTCGACGACCACCGCTCCGTCGCGCGTCCGCTGCAGGGAGCGGCGGCGTCGGATGCTGACGCCGAGGCATCCGGCGCGATCGACGTCGCCGCGAAGCAGCTCAAGGCGCTCGGATATCGCGTCGCCCGGTACGACCGAGGGCGCACGTTCTCGGCGTCGGCCGAGCGCGGCTACTGGCGCGAGACCGGCAACCTGATCTTCCACATCGCGCTCGTCGGCGTGCTGGTCACCGTCGGTCTCGGCGGCGGGTTCGCCTACACCGGGCAGAAGGTCGTCATCGAGGGCTCGAGCTTCGTGAACACGCTGATCGATTACAACTCGATCAACCGGGGGCGCTTCGTCTCGGATGATGCGCTCAAGCCCTACGCGGTCACGCTCGACAAGTTCGACATCACCTACGAGGACTTCGGCAAGCCCGGCGCAGGACAGGCCGGCAACTTCGCAGCCAACGTGACCGTCCAAGAGACCGACGGCTCCACCAGCGAGGGAAAGATCGAGGTCAACCACCCGTTGAACGTCGCCGGCGACAGCGTCTACCTGCTTGGCAACGGCTACGCGCCGACCATCACGGTGCGCAACGCCGAGGGCGAGACCGTGCTCAGCCAGCCCGTCGAGTTCCTGCCGCAGGACAGCGCGATGACCTCGCTCGGCGTGATCAAGGTCACCGACGGCATGCCGGAGCAGCTCGGCATGATCGGGTTCCTGTACCCCACCGTGGTCAAGCTCGAGTCCGGCGCCTACGCCTCGGCGCATGGCGCGCTGAACCTGCCGCTGCTCACACTCGACGTCTATCAGGGCGACCTCGGCATCGATGGCGGCAATCCGGTGTCGGTCTTCGAGCTGGACACCGACGATCTCGAGAAGCTGACCGGCCGCACCACCGATGTCGATTCGATCGAACTGCAGCCGGGTGAGACCGCCGACCTGCCGAACGGGCTCGGCACGGTGACGTTCGAGAATGCCTCGCCCGCGGGCGCGAAGGACACTCTGCAGTCCGTGAAGCGCTACGTGTCGCTGCAGATCCACCACGACGCCTCGGCCACGTGGGTGCTCGTGTTCGCCCTGCTCGCGCTGGCGGGCCTCGGGCTCGCCCTGTTCGTGCCGCGTCGTCGGATGTGGGTCAAGGCCACAGCATCCGATGACGACAGCATCCACCTGGAGTACGCTGGCCTCGCGCGCGGCGAAGACCCCACCCTGGCCGCTGCCGTCGACGATCTCGTCGACGGACACCAGCGACTGCTCGACGGGGCCGCGCCCCGACGCGAGACCTCCGCGAAGGGAGCATGA
- a CDS encoding SLC13 family permease, with translation MDPVAIVFVILGVAVVAFVSGRVPISVVAVGVAVALFLTGVLDLQQAMAGFGDPVVIFIATLFIVSEAMESSGVIAWAGDQVVTRVGTNRKPLILVLCLLTAVITALISVNGAVAALLPLVVMVAARSGIPSSQMVMPLAFSAHTGSMLALTGTPVNIIVSDAAADAGARPFGFFEFAIVGIPLLIGGILITLFLGPRLLPERNAPSVPVDVQRLAEQLRRDYALGPDEVAMTAGRGATEVVIPPRSKLIGMHVFCGMTTPSGSLVILAARRGDETLDDPGATLQAGDILLLDGTWDDLSLHTSDDREVLVVDSPERLRRGIPLGSGARRTLIISGIMVVLLVTGWLPTAIVGLLAAGALILSKVLSITQAYRAIAWTTVLLVAGMIPLSTAFQTTGAAAMIADGLSALVGDFGPFAALAAIVLLTLVLGQLISNTATVLIITPVAVALSQAMGTSPLPFLMALAVAGAAAYMTPVATPANLMVMEPGQYRFGDYARFGTPFLILTFLLAVFFVPLIWPF, from the coding sequence ATGGACCCGGTCGCCATCGTCTTCGTGATCCTCGGTGTCGCGGTGGTCGCCTTCGTCTCGGGCCGCGTCCCGATCAGCGTCGTCGCCGTCGGCGTGGCAGTGGCGCTGTTCCTCACCGGCGTGCTCGATCTGCAGCAGGCGATGGCCGGCTTCGGCGACCCGGTGGTGATCTTCATCGCCACCCTGTTCATCGTCAGCGAGGCGATGGAGAGCTCTGGCGTGATCGCCTGGGCCGGCGACCAGGTCGTCACCAGAGTCGGCACCAATCGCAAGCCGCTGATTCTCGTGCTGTGCCTTCTGACCGCCGTGATCACGGCCCTGATCAGCGTCAACGGCGCCGTGGCGGCGCTGCTGCCACTGGTGGTCATGGTCGCCGCACGATCGGGCATCCCCTCATCGCAGATGGTGATGCCCCTCGCTTTCTCGGCGCACACCGGCTCGATGCTCGCGCTGACCGGCACCCCGGTGAACATCATCGTCTCAGACGCGGCGGCGGATGCCGGCGCCCGCCCCTTCGGCTTCTTCGAGTTCGCGATCGTCGGCATCCCGCTGCTGATCGGCGGAATCCTGATCACCCTGTTCCTCGGCCCTCGGCTGCTGCCGGAGCGCAACGCGCCGTCGGTGCCGGTGGACGTGCAGCGACTCGCCGAGCAGCTGCGCCGGGACTACGCGCTCGGCCCGGACGAAGTCGCCATGACAGCGGGGCGAGGCGCCACAGAGGTGGTCATCCCACCGCGCTCGAAGCTGATCGGCATGCACGTGTTCTGCGGCATGACCACCCCAAGCGGCAGCCTCGTGATCCTCGCGGCGCGCCGCGGCGACGAGACCCTCGATGACCCAGGCGCCACCCTGCAGGCCGGAGACATCCTGCTGCTCGACGGCACCTGGGACGACCTGAGCCTGCACACCTCCGATGATCGCGAGGTGCTGGTCGTCGACTCCCCCGAACGGCTGCGCCGTGGCATCCCGCTCGGCTCTGGAGCACGTCGCACGCTGATCATCTCGGGGATCATGGTCGTGCTGCTGGTCACAGGGTGGCTGCCGACGGCGATCGTGGGACTGCTCGCCGCCGGGGCGCTGATCCTGTCGAAGGTGCTCTCGATCACACAGGCCTACCGCGCCATCGCCTGGACCACCGTGCTGCTGGTGGCCGGCATGATCCCGCTCTCGACGGCCTTCCAGACCACGGGCGCTGCGGCCATGATCGCGGACGGGCTGAGTGCGCTGGTCGGCGATTTCGGGCCCTTCGCAGCCCTCGCTGCGATCGTGCTGCTCACGCTGGTGCTCGGGCAGCTGATCAGCAACACCGCGACAGTGCTGATCATCACCCCGGTGGCAGTGGCGCTGTCCCAGGCGATGGGCACGTCACCGCTGCCGTTCCTCATGGCACTGGCCGTGGCGGGCGCCGCCGCGTACATGACGCCGGTGGCGACGCCCGCGAATCTGATGGTGATGGAGCCGGGGCAGTACCGCTTCGGCGACTATGCGCGCTTCGGCACGCCGTTCCTGATCCTGACCTTCCTGCTCGCGGTGTTCTTCGTGCCGCTGATCTGGCCCTTCTGA
- a CDS encoding MerR family transcriptional regulator — protein MKSSPAPVWSVGDVASRFDMPTSVLRHWETVGLLSPDRDAAGRRRYGEDDVVRIAVIVRSKAAGMSLDQVAHLLDRDSAERHSVLQAHLDDLDRRMAEMRHSKAMAEHAFNCTAHDISTCPRFRAEVADILEGFSS, from the coding sequence ATGAAGTCAAGTCCTGCCCCTGTGTGGTCCGTCGGCGACGTGGCCTCCCGCTTCGACATGCCCACCAGCGTGCTGCGGCACTGGGAGACAGTCGGTCTGCTCTCGCCGGATCGGGATGCCGCGGGAAGGCGCCGCTACGGTGAGGACGACGTGGTGCGGATCGCCGTGATCGTGCGCAGCAAGGCGGCCGGCATGAGCCTCGACCAGGTCGCCCATCTGCTCGACCGCGACTCGGCGGAGCGGCATAGCGTGCTGCAGGCGCATCTCGACGACCTCGACCGGCGGATGGCCGAGATGCGGCACTCGAAGGCCATGGCCGAGCACGCGTTCAACTGCACCGCGCACGACATCTCGACCTGCCCGCGTTTCCGCGCCGAGGTCGCCGACATCCTGGAGGGCTTCTCGTCGTGA
- a CDS encoding AbgT family transporter, with product MGVGADTAPEAQQKGFLNWIEKVGNKVPDPTIMFVYLIGFIAVLSLILSWIGVSVTDEVVVPIPRDDFQRFNDMFGGGWTVYDSITGNPAAIPDYVIQEQEFAIRNLLSVEGVRFFFSSFVDNFAGFGVVAVVLIAMAGVGVAEHAGMMGALIRRVVKVAPRRWIAFILIFVGVLSSVATDAGYLILVPLAAAAFLTVGRNPLAGLAAAFAGVGAAFGANMLITPSDSMLTEITNEVLTSAGMEPIDVTQNFYFGIVSSVLLAVVALLVTVLVTEKRLGAYDRTEMTIADDSEGADHDAEARGLKFAGWALLAFFIVILALTLPPGAPLRDPLTGDIIGATPFMASLVFIISLAFLVCGIAYGAGAKTLRGGTEAVRAISKTFASLGGLLVMFLMIAQFIALFNWTNLPTVAAVSAAELLEQASVPAIVLLLAFILVIVILDFILPGLVPKWVIFAPVFIPIFASLDVAPQTLLAAYRVGDSPVNVLTPLMVYLPFMVTVAQRYKKDAGIGTIIALMIPYALWMLLAWTALFVVWFLLGIPWGPGSPVSI from the coding sequence ATGGGAGTCGGGGCGGACACGGCGCCGGAGGCGCAGCAGAAGGGCTTTCTGAACTGGATCGAGAAGGTCGGCAACAAGGTGCCGGACCCGACGATCATGTTCGTCTACCTGATCGGCTTCATCGCGGTCTTGTCCTTGATCCTGTCCTGGATAGGCGTCTCGGTGACCGACGAGGTGGTCGTGCCGATCCCGAGAGATGACTTCCAGCGCTTCAACGACATGTTCGGCGGCGGATGGACCGTCTACGACTCCATCACCGGCAATCCCGCCGCTATCCCGGACTACGTGATCCAGGAGCAGGAGTTCGCGATCCGCAACCTGCTCTCCGTAGAAGGTGTGCGATTCTTCTTCAGCTCGTTCGTGGACAACTTCGCGGGCTTCGGTGTGGTGGCCGTGGTGCTGATCGCGATGGCGGGCGTCGGTGTCGCCGAGCATGCCGGCATGATGGGCGCGCTGATCCGTCGGGTGGTCAAAGTCGCCCCGCGGCGCTGGATCGCCTTCATCCTGATCTTCGTCGGCGTTCTCTCGTCGGTCGCGACGGATGCCGGGTACCTGATTCTCGTGCCGCTCGCTGCGGCCGCGTTCCTCACGGTCGGACGCAATCCGCTGGCCGGCCTCGCGGCGGCGTTCGCGGGTGTCGGCGCCGCGTTCGGCGCCAACATGCTGATCACCCCGAGCGACAGCATGCTGACCGAGATCACCAACGAGGTGCTCACGTCTGCCGGCATGGAGCCGATCGACGTGACGCAGAACTTCTATTTCGGCATCGTGTCATCCGTGCTGCTGGCGGTCGTCGCGCTGCTGGTGACAGTGCTCGTCACCGAGAAGCGGCTGGGCGCGTACGACCGCACCGAGATGACCATCGCCGATGACTCCGAGGGCGCCGATCACGACGCCGAGGCACGCGGCCTGAAGTTCGCCGGCTGGGCGCTGCTCGCGTTCTTCATCGTGATCCTGGCGCTGACCCTGCCGCCGGGGGCGCCGCTGCGCGACCCTCTGACCGGTGACATCATCGGCGCCACGCCATTCATGGCGAGCCTGGTGTTCATCATCTCGCTGGCATTCCTCGTCTGCGGCATCGCCTATGGCGCCGGTGCGAAGACACTGCGTGGCGGCACCGAGGCCGTCCGTGCGATCTCGAAGACATTCGCAAGTCTGGGCGGCTTGCTGGTGATGTTCCTGATGATCGCCCAGTTCATCGCGCTGTTCAACTGGACCAATCTGCCGACCGTCGCCGCGGTGTCGGCCGCCGAGCTGCTCGAGCAGGCGAGCGTGCCGGCGATCGTGCTGCTGCTCGCGTTCATCCTGGTGATCGTGATCCTGGACTTCATCCTGCCGGGCCTGGTTCCCAAGTGGGTGATCTTCGCGCCGGTCTTCATCCCGATCTTCGCGTCGCTGGATGTCGCGCCGCAGACGCTGCTGGCCGCCTACCGCGTGGGTGATTCGCCGGTCAACGTGCTCACCCCGCTGATGGTCTACCTGCCGTTCATGGTGACCGTCGCGCAGCGCTACAAGAAGGACGCCGGCATCGGCACGATCATCGCGCTGATGATCCCGTACGCGCTGTGGATGCTGCTCGCCTGGACCGCACTCTTCGTCGTCTGGTTCCTGCTCGGCATCCCCTGGGGCCCAGGGTCGCCGGTTTCCATCTGA
- a CDS encoding TlpA disulfide reductase family protein — protein MSSPVHARRAARRSRSLTVAGAALAAVLAIGLSACAPDPATEAFLNGDEKAYTSADFRTSEIPPAERDEPVVFGGVTEDGEKFSSDDISGQVAVVNFWYAGCGPCRIEAPDLEAVWQKHQGDDVAFIGVNIYDQPDTAKAFAKTYGITYPSLIDATTGEAKLAFAKVTPIQAPPTTLVLDKQGRVAARIIGPIEGTSILSTIIQDVLKEKA, from the coding sequence GTGTCCTCACCTGTTCACGCCCGTCGCGCTGCCCGTCGCAGCCGCTCGCTGACCGTCGCGGGAGCCGCACTCGCCGCGGTGCTGGCCATCGGCCTCAGCGCCTGCGCACCTGACCCGGCCACCGAGGCATTCCTCAACGGCGACGAGAAGGCATACACCTCTGCCGACTTCCGCACGAGCGAGATCCCGCCCGCGGAGCGCGATGAGCCCGTCGTCTTCGGCGGTGTGACCGAGGACGGCGAGAAGTTCTCGAGCGACGACATCAGCGGCCAGGTCGCCGTGGTCAACTTCTGGTACGCGGGCTGCGGCCCGTGCCGCATCGAGGCCCCCGACCTCGAGGCCGTCTGGCAGAAGCACCAGGGTGACGACGTCGCCTTCATCGGCGTGAACATCTACGACCAGCCCGACACGGCCAAGGCGTTCGCCAAGACCTATGGCATCACCTATCCGAGCCTGATCGACGCCACCACAGGTGAGGCCAAGCTCGCCTTCGCGAAGGTCACGCCGATCCAGGCACCGCCGACCACCCTCGTGCTCGACAAGCAGGGCAGGGTCGCCGCCCGCATCATCGGACCGATCGAGGGCACCTCGATCCTGTCGACGATCATCCAGGACGTGCTCAAGGAGAAGGCGTGA